The following are from one region of the Panulirus ornatus isolate Po-2019 chromosome 48, ASM3632096v1, whole genome shotgun sequence genome:
- the LOC139763880 gene encoding ethylmalonyl-CoA/methylmalonyl-CoA epimerase-like, whose amino-acid sequence MKFVTMMRIALSLTQRAPQLTRICGGIKCLSHSVTAYRASSEVPQTLWKLGRLNHVAIATPDLEKSTALYRDVLGAEVSDAVALPEHGVYTVFVMLDNTKLELLYPLGENSPIQNFLDKNKNGGMHHICIEVNDIKAAMRDLKEQNIRCLSSEPKIGAHGKPVVFLHPKDCAGVLVELEEA is encoded by the exons ATGAAATTTGTGACAATGATGAGAATAGCGCTTTCTCTTACACAAAGAGCTCCTCAACTGACAAGGATTTGTGGTGGCATTAAATGTCTTAGCCATAGTGTCACTGCATACCGGGCTTCATCTGAAGTTCCTCAGACTCTGTGGAAGTTAGGAAGGTTAAATCATGTGGCTATTGCAACTCCTGACCTTGAGAAGAGTACTGCCCTGTATAG ggatgTCCTTGGAGCAGAAGTAAGCGATGCTGTGGCTTTACCAGAACACGGAGTTTACACAGTTTTTGTGATGTTGGACAACACAAAGCTTGAACTTCTTTACCCACTTGGAGAGAACAGCCCCATTCAG AATTTTCTtgacaaaaacaaaaatggaGGCATGCATCACATCTGCATTGAAGTAAATGACATCAAAGCCGCAATGAGAGACCTCAAAGAACAGAATATTCGATGTCTGAGCAGTGAACCTAAAATCGGCGCCCATGGTAAGCCGGTAGTATTTTTGCATCCAAAAGATTGTGCAGGAGTGTTAGTTGAATTAGAAGAAGCataa
- the LOC139763878 gene encoding uncharacterized protein, giving the protein MEATSNWSTENNVRIHESIQESTTFPSGSLVELLDEDKCISLIQPISNKSEECYIRLGSKLPGQTCVWPKQQGMKRNKLVSGIMLLSEARIVEVYVGLHDEYCKTVHGKLMGSFDDSRIFKCEVHLDCPKEMVMLKLKATCHVESLWVYGFHVTTSMEPAIQSGGRFSSDHLSLVLKDKDVLMSDPALKFCQMLEDFNNSNDSDGPFHGNSPMALMSMMFSTMKSTPKSTSSSFDLENKLDFSGKKIYMGTGIDNSHGKQTQDSLRENTEECDLEKGENLPFGDLCSDANIQEIKHILEDKMKNLEPNYEHKNCKENEGKSDQTDKESIRNLKELVVLSNNLVNSSTLMCDGSNSTNKPQQGNQSGTGCLVNKVPDSSKDQHLSKGSDENFGLREAEKNVVQCSEMHEGNRKVSTKENRDLLIHFEKVIDKKFAEMEERLIEKIEQKLSEKAKENSAKLERIEELLSKFFDIL; this is encoded by the coding sequence ATGGAAGCCACAAGTAACTGGTCCACAGAAAACAACGTCAGAATACACGAAAGTATTCAGGAATCGACTACATTTCCCTCAGGAAGTTTAGTAGAGCTTCTAGACGAAGACAAGTGCATAAGCTTGATACAACCGATCTCTAATAAGAGTGAAGAATGCTATATAAGACTAGGGTCAAAACTACCTGGACAGACCTGTGTGTGGCCAAAACAACAGGGAATGAAGAGAAATAAGCTTGTATCGGGCATTATGCTTCTCTCCGAAGCTCGAATAGTGGAAGTCTATGTCGGATTGCATGATGAATATTGCAAGACTGTGCATGGAAAGTTAATGGGAAGCTTTGATGATTCCCGAATATTCAAGTGTGAAGTGCATTTAGATTGCCCTAAGGAAATGGTCATGTTGAAACTGAAGGCTACATGTCATGTGGAATCTTTGTGGGTGTATGGTTTCCACGTTACGACTTCTATGGAGCCAGCCATACAGAGTGGTGGCCGATTTAGTAGTGATCATTTGTCCTTAGTTTTGAAAGACAAAGATGTCCTGATGTCAGATCCCGCCTTGAAATTTTGCCAAATGCTGGAAGATTTTAACAATTCAAATGATTCTGATGGTCCTTTTCATGGGAACAGTCCAATGGCTTTGATGTCAATGATGTTTAGCACCATGAAATCAACACCAAAATCGACTTCGTCAAGTTTCGATTTGGAAAATAAACTAGATTTCAgtggaaaaaagatatacatgGGTACTGGCATTGATAATAGTCATGGAAAACAAACTCAAGATTCATTAAGAGAAAATACTGAGGAGTGTGatttggaaaaaggtgaaaatttgCCCTTTGGTGATTTATGTTCAGATGCAAACATTCAGGAAATAAAACACATCTTAGAAGATAAAATGAAGAACCTTGAGCCAAACTATGAACACAAAAACTGCAAAGAAAATGAAGGTAAATCTGATCAGACAGATAAAGAAAGTATTAGAAATTTGAAGGAACTTGTAGTGTTAAGTAACAATTTAGTGAATAGTAGTACCCTCATGTGTGATGGTAGTAATTCAACAAATAAACCTCAACAAGGAAACCAATCAGGTACTGGCTGCTTAGTGAATAAGGTTCCTGATTCATCCAAGGATCAACACTTGTCCAAAGGTTCAGATGAGAATTTTGGTTTAAGAGAAGCTGAAAAGAATGTTGTGCAGTGTTCAGAAATGCATGAGGGTAACAGGAAAGTAAGCACTAAAGAAAATAGAGATCTTTTAATACATTTTGAAAAAGTAATTGACAAAAAATTTGCAGAAATGGAAGAAAGACTGATAGAAAAAATAGAACAAAAACTTTCTGAGAAAGCCAAGGAAAACTCAGCTAAATTGGAGAGAATAGAAGAATTGTTATCGAAATTCTTTGATATATTATGA